The genomic stretch ACAATTAAGATATTTTTGTGCTTTGAATTTTCCAGATATTTTTAGGTATATTTTTAAACCAAAGACAATATACATGAGTTTTTCCAAAACAAGAATCATCTTGGTGCCAAACCTTCCTTAGTACATTTTGATCCAACATTTAAATTGTCTACATTAGATGGATCTCAACTACATGATCTTACCTTATACAAAAGACTAATTGACAAGTTGATCTACCTAACAAATAGTAGacccaatatatcatattttgtTCAACACCTAAGTCAGTTTGTCTCCAATCCTCTTATCCCTCACAACCATGCTATAATTTGCACCCTAAGATACCTTAAATTCCTCTCATTAAAGAGTCATTGTCACTACCAGTTCCCTCAAAATTCATGCCTTTATAGATTTTGAATGAGCTAGATGTCTTGATACTAGAAGATCAATAACTAGTATTGTTTGCTCCATGAATCCTTTTTTATCAGTTGAAAATCCAAAAAGCAACATATAGTCCTGAGGTCTTACATTGAAGTAGAATATAAGTCACTAGAAACCTTAACCTTTGAAGTAAATGATTGTCACATCTATTCCTAGGCTTTCACATCAGTTTTCCCCAactgaaatttatttattatgataGTAAATTAACAATATACCTTGCTCAGAATCAAACCTTTCAGGAAAGGAGAAAACATATTAAACTTGACTATCATGTCATATAACAGAAGATTTAATTAAGGCTTGTTTAGTTACTTCATGTATTTACAACAAACCAGCTGGAAGACATGTTCACAAATCCTTTCTATTATCTTGCCTTGTCTCCTATCTTGTTCAAGTTGAGACTTTGCACTATACACAATCCAACTTTAGGGAAGATTTTAACTATCTTAAATCCATTAGTATTTAGTCTTAGACCCATCTTTCATCTTTTATACTTGTCCCTTTACTATCTTAAGCCTAATCAATTAGGGCAGTTAACAAAGAATAATATGTTGCTAAATCACTCTCTTTGTACATATCATTAACAAAAATCTAACAATTATTGCTTTTTCCTTCTTTGGTGTACATAATATGGCACCACTCTTTTCTTTTGTGCAACATATACTTCTAACAATAATTATAATACTAATACTAACATCAAACTTGTTTATTTATTGCAAAATATTTCTAATGTGTGCATTTATAATTTTCTTATGAAATGGTTTCTGTCTTGAGTATGAAACCATTTTTATCTATGTCACATTGTATAATTATTAAACTTGCACTATTACTTAATCATTTGTCAACTTCTATAATGGAGGAAAACAACTTACAATAAATTATATTGATAGTTTTATtgatcaaaattgaattttaaaccTTGCTAGCATTGGATTCAAATTCCACCTAATTTCCTTGTAATAAATGTCTTATTCATAATGCATGAAGTACTTAAACTTCTATATAATTTATCACACACTGCTTTACGTTTTTACACAGTTTAAAGAAGGTGAAACATCATCATCTGTTATTCCATTAACATTATTGCATATTGTTTTACTTGGTTTCGTAGGGTCAACTGCGGTAAGCTTAATATGCTGCAAGGTAATATTGTCACACCATATCTTGGCACAATCTAGCACAATAGGTTCTTCGCCAGTATATGTTCCAGAAATATTACTAATTGTTATATTACTCACTTTAAGTGCGTCTGGCTGCAATAACACAAAATTGCATCTTATTAATACTATCCATATTCCATGAACAAAATCAATACAAGGCAAGTGAGAAAGAACATTAACCTTTTCTGGAGTATGCATATAATGTTGATCAAGATATATAGGATTGTCTACTTCATTGACTGTGATGTGATCGAAAACAACAGATTTGACGTATCCTTTTCCACCCttgaaaaataaatagaaaaattttatatattaaaaataaaattcaaatataagTATAAAAATTCttgttatataattatatttattttcaattaaatttgTAGTATTACTGGACATGTCTTGATTTTTACTGCACTAACAGCTCCATTGAAAGTGCAATTTTCGATGTTTATATTTTCGGCAAATTCCTCAGATTCTTCACCCCCTAGACTTCCCAcactaaataaaaatataaggcATGCCAATTATATAGTTATATAGTTGGTTGATATAAATTTTAGagtatttatttttgaaattaccTAATGCCATGAGTAGTAGGTCCACATGTAACACGAGTGACGTTAATGAATTGTGAACCACCTTTAATAGCAATGCAATCATCACCTATATAATAAAATTCATGAGTAACTAACAATGGAAATTCTAAaatcattaatattaataattataattcataatatatttaCCGCCTTGTATTGTGGAGTCTTGAATATTGACTCGAATTGCATTTGTGAGATCAATTCCATCAGTATTGTGACTACTGGCTGTCGCATTTATATTAATATGCGATATTGTTACATCTTTACTATGAACTATATTTAAATGAAATCCTGGCCCATTTAAATGATTGATCCCACTTAATTGAAGTCCGTCACACCTATCAAATATTAAAGCCTGCTCGAAATATATTGGAATTTATTCATATCATAATTGATTTTATCGTCTAATAAATACAATTAAGAtgataaaaaattggaaaaacttaattttcttttttaacaaCATTTGAAAAGGAAATAATTACTTACCGTAGGTGATCCATTACATTGTGTAGTTGAATTATACtgcaaattaaaacaaaaaatgcaTTGTTAGATTATTTGTTTATctactaaattatatttaattagaaATTTAAAAATGTATAATCCAATATTAAATAAATGTGTATGTTTATGTCATTACATCTTTCCACCAATCTTCTCCATTACCATCGATCACTCCTGATCCATCAAATGTAATCCCATGCACATCAACAAACTGAAGCCATCTTTTTGAGCATGCTCCCCATGCATTTCTATGAGGTGCTA from Vicia villosa cultivar HV-30 ecotype Madison, WI linkage group LG4, Vvil1.0, whole genome shotgun sequence encodes the following:
- the LOC131600468 gene encoding probable polygalacturonase At3g15720, whose protein sequence is MDMLITALLIISIVFCNSWVGFGKNTFDVLKYGAKGDGTSDDTDAFVKAFKDFCEAKEGTPTLEVPAGHTFLVHQNIFKGPCNSQNLHIKLDGTILAPHRNAWGACSKRWLQFVDVHGITFDGSGVIDGNGEDWWKDYNSTTQCNGSPTALIFDRCDGLQLSGINHLNGPGFHLNIVHSKDVTISHININATASSHNTDGIDLTNAIRVNIQDSTIQGGDDCIAIKGGSQFINVTRVTCGPTTHGISVGSLGGEESEEFAENINIENCTFNGAVSAVKIKTCPGGKGYVKSVVFDHITVNEVDNPIYLDQHYMHTPEKPDALKVSNITISNISGTYTGEEPIVLDCAKIWCDNITLQHIKLTAVDPTKPSKTICNNVNGITDDDVSPSLNCVKT